The DNA window ttttttgtttaatagaGAGGGGTATCTTACACATCTGAAGCAAAGTCCTGGAATAACACCCCACTGTGTGCAAAAGACAGTGGGCAGGATATGGTTCCAGGCTTTGCTCCTGAGGGGCAAGGGAGGTCACCAGGGGATAAGGGTCTCAACAGACATTGTAATGGCTAACCAGTACATGGTCTTCATTAATTTTATCTCCTTGAtacaagagcctcttgatgaaagtgaaagaggagagtgaaaaagttggcttaaagctcaacattcagaaaactaagatcatggtatccggtcccatcacttcatgggaaatagatggagaaacagtggaaacagtggctgactttactttttgggctccaaaatcactgtagatggagactgcagccatgaaattaaaacatgcttacttcttggaaggaaagttatgaccaacctagatcagatcagatcagatcagatcagtcgctcagtcgtgtccgactctttgcgaccccatgaatcgcagcatgccaggcctccctgtccatcaccaactcccggagttcactcagactcatgtccatcgagtcagtgatgccatccagccatctcatcctctgtcgtccccttctcctcctgcccccaatccctcttttccatcagagtcttttccaatgagtcaactcttcacatgaggtggccaaagtactggagtttcagctttagcatcattccttccaaagaaatcccagggctgatctcctttagaatggactggttggatctccttgcagtccaagggactctcaagagtcttctccaacaccacagttcaaaagcatcaattcttcggcactcagccttcttcacagtccaactctcacatccatacatgaccacaggaaaaaccatagccttgactagctgtacctttgttggcaaagtcacgtctctgcttttgaatatgctatctaggttggtcataacttactttccttccaaggagtaagcgtcttttaatttcatggctgcagtcaccatttgctgtgattttggagcccagaaaaatagtctgacactgtctccactgtttccccatctatttcccatgaagtgatgggaccggatgccatgatcttcgttttctgaaggttgagctttaagccaatttttcactctccatttaaaagcagagatattactttgccaacaaaggtccgtctattcaaggctatggtttttccagtagtcatgtatggatgtgagagttggactgtgaagaaggctgagcgccgaagaattgatgcttttgaactgtggtattggagaagactcttgagagtcccttggactgcaaggagatccaaccagtccatcctaagggaaatcagtcctgagtgttcattgaaaggactgatgttgaggctgaactccaatactttggccacctgatgctaagagctgacttatttgaaaaaatcccaatgctaggaaagattgaaggcaggagaaggggctgacagaggatgagatggttgaatggcatcaccgactcaataggcataagtttgagtaaactctgggagttgatgatggtcagggaggcctggggtgctgcagtctgtggagtcgcaaagagtcggacatgactgagcgactaaactgaactgaattctattCCTGTAACTCTTACCAAAACATCATGAAATAGGTATATTATTATTAACCTACTTTACCCAGAGCAACCTGGGAACTAGAGATACAGGGCTTTAGCTCAGGCAATTGATTTTAGAGCCTGCTTTTACTTTTGTAATtctttaaagggggaaaaaattaagCCAGATTGCTGTCTTCTTCTGATGACTTCATTAATTTagaacagtgtttctcaaagtgtggtccccagattAGCAGTGCCTGGGAAATTGTTGGAAATGTAAATTCCCAGGCCCTATCAAGACCTGAATCAGAAAAATCTGTGGCTGGGTGTAAGGAATCACCATGCCTTCAGGTGATATTGATAATATTCTGAAGTTAGTCAGTGGCTAATATCAATTAAGCTTCTTTTCCCACCTAAGCCAGAACCTGTTCTTAAAAATGAgcttactgggacttccctggtggcaccgTGGgtaggaacctgcctgccaatgcaggggacactggttgtATCCTTGGTATGGGAAGATTttacatgccgtggagcaactaagcctgggtacCACAACTCCTAAGTCCgagtgctgtaactactgaagctggCTCGCCTAGAAGCCTGTGCCCCGCAAGAGAAGgctccgcaatgagaagcccacccactgcaACCAAGAGTACTGTCCAGTCCCTGtgactggagaaagcccatgttcAGCAATGACGACCCAGTGTAACcgcaaagaaatatataaatatatatattttaataatgagcTCACCACAAGTCTCTTGCGATCGCACTGACTCCGTCTTCACGGCCCTGGCTGTCATTCTGCTCCAGGCGGCAAACACAGCTTCCGAGTCGGGGGCAGAAGTTGATACAACTGCCTCAAGAGGCGGAGGAGCTCCCTCAAGGGCAGGCGGCCCCCGTGCAGGAGGAGCAGCCCCTTCAGAAGACGTTCTCTCAACAGAGCATTCCAGTGGTAGTTCCCCCTTTTCTATCTTTATCCTTTTCGATAGTGACAGGATCCTGGCCTCCTGTGCTGTGGCAGGAATGTTCTACAAAGAGGGTTTAAAAGATGAAAAGGCTATTCTTCTACTCACCTTTTGATGCTAAAATAAGTAATTAGGATGAGAACTAAATCTTCTCCTGAGCCACATTCCCTGCAAATTACTCACTTTTTGATGAGGGTAAGCATATTCACAGAGTCGTTTATATCCATCTAGTTTCTAAGACAAGAGAAGAGTGAGTGAATAATCAGACTAAGGTTCATGGTCTTCCTCCCAAGAGCCTCATTCCCACTCTGGACTCTCACCGGgcctttggtgctcagttttaaCTGCTGGCACCAAGCACGAATGACGTCCCTATGGACCAGGTTGACAGGCGGCAGGACAGCAGGTAGAGGGGGGATGGGGATCTGCGTCGGTGTCTTCGGAGGTTTCACACAGTCACAACGCTGTGACATGTCTCCTGGACGGCAAGCTGAAGGGGATTGGGATAGAACGAGCAATAATTAACTTTAACGTGGACCTTTCGAATGTCAAAAGTACAATCACTTTTAGTTCTCAGTAGTCTAATCCCCACTGTGCAATCCAATGATTCCCAAAAGACTACCTAACCTCCAAGGGTGTGCgtgtgcagtcatgtctgactcttttgtggccccatggactgtagctcgccagggtcctctgtccatgggatttcccaggcaagaatactggagtgggttgccgtttcctcctccaggggatcttcctgacccagggatcaaaccctcatctcctgcattggcaggcagactctttaccactgagccacctggaaagccacaaACTCCAAGGGACAGAACCTCAAACCTAAGACTGACAATATTTCTGAATCCCTCAGTTTTCTTACTTCCTAAAACTCCCCACTACTCACACACACTTGCTCTTTTGTGAGAGCAATAAGCCACAGACTCTGAAGAGGTTGACCTAGAGACTACAGTTCTCTAGAGGTTGACCTAGAGAGTGCACTTCCAATTCCTGAGGGAATAATAGAAGTTTTTAGAACTGAGGTCATAAATACTCAATGATACCTTGCCCTCTCACCACAAGACAAAATAAACCACTCAGCAATGCTACACAACTACTAGGACCCATAACTCTTGCAGCCCACCCCAGCCAGGGCAGCGCTCCGGTTTCCTGATGCACCTCACATACTCTTACCATTCAAGGATTCGAAGGACACCCCTCCAGAATAGTCACAGCTATAGTGACACGAAGTGTAGGTGGTTTACCTAATTATTCTGAGTAAATTACAACTGACCCTCCACCCTGACCTTGACCCAACTTAGCATAAAGTGAAGCTTCAAGGGTGGGATTTCAAATTTATACCCATCTGTACTCAGATCACTACACATTGAGCTCCTTATCTCCCAGCAGCAGAGTAGGAGAAACAATGCTCAGAACCAAGAGGTGAGACTTAAGCTAGGCTTTCGAAGTGTAGGATTTACAGAACACAGGATGAAAATTTCTTTCGTACTTTTTCAGACCCAACGAAACACGATTTGAGAACTGTAGCTCTCTTACCTGTGCTGTtttttgtatctctttttcttttggtccCCTTTGCTGAATTTTTTGCTATCTCTGCTTCACCAGAAGTTCCCTGTCCCTTTTCAGCTTCTACTGATGTAAGTCTGCAACTCATACGTTCTTCAGATTTCTCTGTGGAGTTGTTCTGGGGACAGAGGAACCAGCCAGTCATTGTTTTGGGGTCCGACCCACTGTATCCATTGCCTGACTTCAGATACCTCACGTCCAAGGCACCAAGACAATCACTGAACTGTGTTAGTGATGTGGAATCCCTTCTGGACATCATCTTAATACTCAGGTTTATAAGAAAGGGAAGCAATGATGGGGAAATGGAAGGCTGATTTGAAAGTACAAGAAAAGGGGGATTCcatggctgtccagtggttaggactctgtgctttcactgccaagggtccaagttcaatccctggttggggagtgggggaactaagattctgcaagccaatCAGCACagctccctccccccaaaaagaaagaaaatataaaacaaaagacatAGAAGAAACTAGCCTCTGCTTTGGAGAAAACCCTAAGATCTCTCAtcatatccattctccctcacctggaaggtttttttcccctattcCCCTCCTTGACCTCTACCAGATAAACCTCTCCCCGTACTATTGCTCCAAGCTACTGTCACAAAACTCCTTTCCAACCTATTTACTCTGCCGGAAGGGCTATCACTCAACTCTACACACACCACCATCCCTTATATTCATATCCTTAAACTTTAATCCTCTTTCATAAGCTCACTTTAGGTGTTTTAAGTTCATCTAATAACTTTTACTTTATAGACCAATACAAATCAACTGACTCATTCCTACCACTTGATGTAGGTTTATATTCGCTTGTGTGCTTTGATCCATACCTGTTACTCCATTTGATTATGAGGGTAGaattcctttcccttttgttGTAAGAAATACTGGTTaattcaaaagaaacaagagaacagTAGGGATAAAACTGTTTGATACAAAGAAACTAACATCTATTGAGTCTATACCTTCTATCTGGTATTGTTCCACAGGACAacactccttttttttctttcaattttcagATGCAGAAGTTGAGGCTCAGAGGTTACATAACTAAGGGCACACAGGTAAGCATTTAAGATAGAAATTAAACCACAAATCATTATTAAAAATCCAAACTTTGTTCCCAAATCTAAATCCTGTCACCTCAAAAATGGAAGTATGGGACAAATTAACATTTGTATGGCATCTTTACATCTCTATAGCAGGTTTACATTCATACTCAAATCTCACATTTGCGTAGCCTTTACACAAATGATTAACTTTGGGGCTACACAGAagggttttttttggccacaccaagaggttagtgggatcttagttccccaaccaaggatcaaaccctggccccaaGAAaaat is part of the Bos indicus x Bos taurus breed Angus x Brahman F1 hybrid chromosome 1, Bos_hybrid_MaternalHap_v2.0, whole genome shotgun sequence genome and encodes:
- the DPPA4 gene encoding developmental pluripotency-associated protein 4 — protein: MESRNKENNSTEKSEERMSCRLTSVEAEKGQGTSGEAEIAKNSAKGTKRKRDTKNSTACRPGDMSQRCDCVKPPKTPTQIPIPPLPAVLPPVNLVHRDVIRAWCQQLKLSTKGPKLDGYKRLCEYAYPHQKNIPATAQEARILSLSKRIKIEKGELPLECSVERTSSEGAAPPARGPPALEGAPPPLEAVVSTSAPDSEAVFAAWSRMTARAVKTESVRSQETCEVQWCVVHGRSLPANTEGWVRLQFHAGQAWVPGKRRRVSAFFLIPSGDFPPPHLEDNMLCPECVHRNKVLTKSLQ